The following are from one region of the Knoellia sp. p5-6-4 genome:
- the tatA gene encoding Sec-independent protein translocase subunit TatA, translated as MPNLGPTELIIIAVVVVLLFGWKKLPDAARSLGRSMRIFKSEVSEMKNDGKSAASSDTVRGETVREDAPRTDNQPGSAGTTPGHTSPGTTTPGSTGSTGTGTSGPIS; from the coding sequence ATGCCCAACCTCGGTCCCACCGAGCTCATCATCATCGCGGTCGTCGTCGTCCTGCTCTTTGGCTGGAAGAAGCTACCCGATGCCGCCCGCAGCCTGGGCCGCTCGATGCGTATCTTCAAGTCCGAGGTGTCGGAGATGAAGAACGACGGCAAGTCCGCCGCCAGCTCCGACACCGTGCGCGGGGAGACCGTCCGCGAGGACGCCCCGCGCACGGACAACCAGCCCGGCAGTGCGGGCACCACCCCGGGCCACACCAGCCCCGGGACCACCACCCCAGGGTCCACCGGCTCCACCGGCACGGGCACGTCCGGCCCCATCTCCTGA
- a CDS encoding WYL domain-containing protein, with protein MSGGPGTRRTAESATDRLSRLLTMVPWLVNRQGIDLAEAAAGLGVTERQLEDDLQLLFMCGYGQMPDELIDAQWEGGRVFVSNADTIARPLRLGVDEALTLMVGLRALAAVPGIGERDAIERALAKLEQATGASAEAAARVDVAIDEGVAAELLADARRALEQRRRVHLRYLVPSRDEATERDVDPMRVVNLDAHWYLEGWCHRAQDTRLFRMDRIERLEVLDADGTPPEQAQLRDLDAGTFSARPDDLLVSLRLLPGATWVSDYYPVESVEAHDDGSQTVGLRTSDTAWLRRLLWRLGGRGVVLSPPGVAEEVRHGAEAALAAYREGTEVPTAGDGG; from the coding sequence GTGAGCGGGGGACCGGGCACGAGGCGCACCGCAGAGTCTGCCACCGACAGGCTCTCCCGGCTGCTGACGATGGTGCCGTGGCTGGTCAACCGGCAGGGCATCGACCTCGCCGAGGCGGCCGCGGGGCTCGGCGTCACCGAGCGCCAGCTCGAGGACGACCTGCAGCTGCTCTTCATGTGTGGCTACGGACAGATGCCCGACGAGCTCATCGACGCCCAGTGGGAGGGCGGGCGGGTCTTCGTCTCCAACGCCGACACCATCGCCCGGCCGCTGCGGCTCGGCGTCGACGAGGCGCTCACGCTGATGGTGGGGCTGCGCGCGCTCGCCGCGGTGCCCGGCATCGGCGAGCGTGACGCGATCGAGCGAGCCCTGGCCAAGCTCGAGCAGGCCACCGGGGCCAGCGCGGAGGCCGCCGCGCGGGTCGACGTGGCCATCGACGAGGGCGTTGCCGCCGAGCTGCTCGCCGACGCCCGGCGCGCGCTCGAGCAGCGCCGCCGCGTGCACCTGCGCTACCTCGTGCCCAGCCGCGACGAGGCCACCGAGCGCGACGTCGACCCCATGCGCGTCGTCAACCTCGACGCCCACTGGTACCTCGAGGGCTGGTGTCACCGCGCCCAGGACACCCGGCTGTTCCGCATGGACCGCATCGAGCGCCTCGAGGTGCTCGATGCGGACGGCACGCCCCCGGAGCAGGCCCAGCTGCGCGACCTCGACGCCGGCACGTTCAGCGCCCGGCCCGACGACCTGCTCGTCAGCCTGCGCCTGCTGCCCGGGGCCACCTGGGTGAGCGACTACTACCCGGTCGAGTCCGTGGAGGCGCACGACGACGGCTCGCAGACGGTCGGCCTGCGCACGAGCGACACCGCCTGGCTGCGCCGGCTGCTGTGGCGCCTCGGCGGTCGCGGTGTCGTCCTCTCCCCGCCCGGGGTCGCCGAGGAGGTGCGCCACGGAGCGGAAGCCGCGCTCGCGGCATACCGGGAGGGCACCGAGGTGCCCACCGCAGGCGACGGCGGGTAG
- the tatC gene encoding twin-arginine translocase subunit TatC yields the protein MAAFRRPRNPEGRMSLGDHLRELRRRLFISALALVAGAVVGWIYYDEVYQQLASPFYAYKEASGNELVSLNFSNATAAFSQQVSISIFVGLLLSSPVWLYQLWAFIVPGLTRKEKRVSLAFVAAIVPLFLAGCWMAYVTMPKALTLLYGFTPEGASNIQQTSDYFGFVTRFIVVFGLAFLLPVFLVALNVAHVISARGMLRTWRPAVFVIFVFAAVATPTPDPFTMFLLAAPLTVLYFAAIGVAFLIDRRREKAKPEWAELPDDQASTL from the coding sequence ATGGCAGCGTTCCGCCGTCCCCGCAACCCCGAGGGGCGGATGTCACTGGGAGACCATCTGCGCGAGCTGCGCCGGCGGCTGTTCATCTCCGCGCTCGCCCTCGTGGCCGGAGCCGTGGTGGGCTGGATCTACTACGACGAGGTCTACCAGCAGCTCGCCTCGCCGTTCTACGCCTACAAGGAGGCCAGCGGCAACGAGCTGGTGAGCCTGAACTTCAGCAACGCCACCGCGGCGTTCTCGCAGCAGGTCAGCATCTCCATCTTCGTCGGCCTGCTGCTGTCGAGCCCGGTGTGGCTCTACCAGCTGTGGGCCTTCATCGTCCCGGGCCTGACGAGGAAGGAGAAGCGGGTCTCGCTGGCCTTCGTCGCGGCCATCGTCCCGCTGTTCCTCGCGGGCTGCTGGATGGCCTACGTGACGATGCCCAAGGCCCTGACCCTGCTCTACGGCTTCACCCCCGAGGGCGCCTCCAACATCCAGCAGACGTCCGACTACTTCGGCTTCGTCACCCGGTTCATCGTGGTGTTCGGCCTCGCCTTCCTGCTGCCGGTCTTCCTCGTCGCCCTTAACGTCGCGCACGTCATCTCCGCGCGCGGGATGCTGCGCACCTGGCGCCCCGCCGTGTTCGTCATCTTCGTCTTCGCGGCAGTGGCCACGCCGACGCCCGACCCGTTCACGATGTTCCTGCTGGCCGCCCCGCTGACGGTGCTCTACTTCGCGGCCATCGGCGTCGCCTTCCTCATCGACCGCCGGCGCGAGAAGGCCAAGCCCGAGTGGGCCGAGCTTCCCGACGACCAGGCCTCGACGCTGTAG
- a CDS encoding WYL domain-containing protein, translated as MSAPGGPAAKTERLLNLVLCLLYTRRPLTKSTIRTMVPQYGAAASDEAFDRMFERDKDELRELGIPLVTEETSTIWEDETGYRIDQREYALPEISFEPDELAVLGLASRTWAHASLAGPAAQALRKLKASGIERDSESLIGIEPRLRTTEPAFDDVKNAVVRRRQVEFDYRTGGEGQTRQRHVQPWGLASWHGRWYLTGHDLDRDAPRVFRLSRISGTVRVKGPANAFEVPAEHRPRDMIRTTVGEQRPQQARLRVRDGRGLSLRRRATAATDAGDGWWELEVELTDAEAFADEVTGYGPDVVVIEPAEVREAVVRRLTGAARAHLPAGAAHTSALVGEDA; from the coding sequence GTGAGTGCCCCCGGAGGACCTGCCGCCAAGACGGAGCGGCTCCTCAACCTCGTCCTCTGCTTGCTCTACACCCGCAGGCCCCTGACGAAGTCCACGATCCGCACGATGGTGCCGCAGTACGGCGCCGCCGCCTCCGACGAGGCCTTCGACCGGATGTTCGAGCGCGACAAGGACGAGCTGCGCGAGCTCGGCATCCCGCTCGTCACCGAGGAGACGAGCACGATCTGGGAGGACGAGACCGGCTACCGGATCGACCAGCGCGAGTACGCGCTGCCGGAGATCTCCTTCGAGCCGGACGAGCTGGCCGTCCTCGGCCTGGCGAGCCGCACGTGGGCGCACGCGTCGCTGGCCGGGCCGGCCGCCCAGGCCCTGCGCAAGCTCAAGGCCTCCGGCATCGAGCGCGACAGCGAGTCGCTCATCGGCATCGAGCCGCGGCTGCGCACGACCGAGCCCGCCTTCGACGACGTCAAGAACGCCGTGGTGAGGCGGCGACAGGTCGAGTTCGACTACCGCACCGGTGGCGAGGGGCAGACGCGCCAGCGGCACGTGCAGCCCTGGGGCCTGGCCTCCTGGCACGGGCGCTGGTACCTCACCGGGCACGACCTCGACCGCGACGCCCCGCGCGTCTTCCGGCTCTCGCGCATCAGCGGCACCGTGCGGGTCAAGGGCCCGGCGAACGCCTTCGAGGTGCCGGCGGAGCACCGGCCGCGGGACATGATCCGCACCACCGTGGGCGAGCAGCGCCCGCAGCAGGCGCGTCTGCGGGTGCGCGACGGCCGCGGCCTGTCGCTGCGGCGGCGCGCCACCGCCGCCACCGACGCCGGGGACGGCTGGTGGGAGCTGGAGGTCGAGCTCACCGACGCCGAGGCGTTCGCCGACGAGGTCACCGGTTACGGACCCGACGTGGTCGTCATCGAGCCTGCCGAGGTCCGCGAGGCGGTGGTGCGACGCCTCACCGGCGCGGCCCGGGCCCACCTGCCGGCCGGCGCAGCGCACACCAGCGCGCTCGTGGGGGAGGACGCGTGA
- a CDS encoding YegS/Rv2252/BmrU family lipid kinase produces the protein MGKRIGLVVNPTSGKNRGGTLGLEVAHRLRARGHEVLDLSDETAAAARDRAIGAIAQGIDVLAVVGGDGMVHLGVNLCADTKTPLAIIAAGTGNDVARGLGLPVHDPITATDVVGTGIPRQIDVVRHVDSRGDVRWYAGVLGAGFDSLVNERANTWPWPKGRMRYNLAIARELPGFRAIPYAVTVDGVRHETAAMLVTVGNGPSYGGGMRVCPDASFDDGLLDVMVLHDISTLEFLKVFPTVFKGTHVRHPAVEVLRGREVTLEAEGIMAYADGERFAPLPLTLEVVPAALTVMVPAVARG, from the coding sequence GTGGGCAAGCGCATCGGCCTGGTGGTCAACCCCACCTCGGGCAAGAACCGTGGGGGAACCCTCGGCCTCGAGGTGGCCCACCGCCTGCGGGCCCGGGGCCACGAGGTGCTCGACCTCTCCGACGAGACGGCGGCGGCGGCCCGCGACCGGGCCATCGGCGCCATCGCCCAGGGCATCGACGTGCTGGCTGTCGTGGGGGGCGACGGCATGGTCCACCTCGGCGTCAACCTGTGCGCCGACACCAAGACGCCGCTGGCCATCATCGCGGCCGGCACCGGCAACGACGTCGCGCGGGGGCTGGGGCTGCCCGTGCACGACCCCATCACCGCGACCGACGTCGTCGGCACCGGCATACCGCGCCAGATCGACGTGGTGCGCCACGTCGACTCGCGCGGCGACGTGCGGTGGTACGCCGGCGTGCTCGGCGCCGGCTTCGACTCGCTGGTCAACGAGCGCGCCAACACGTGGCCGTGGCCCAAGGGCCGGATGCGCTACAACCTGGCCATTGCCCGCGAGCTGCCCGGCTTCCGGGCGATACCGTATGCCGTGACCGTCGACGGGGTGCGCCACGAGACCGCCGCGATGCTGGTGACCGTCGGGAACGGGCCCTCCTACGGGGGCGGCATGCGGGTCTGCCCGGACGCCTCCTTCGACGACGGACTCCTCGACGTCATGGTGCTCCACGACATCAGCACCCTCGAGTTCCTCAAGGTGTTCCCGACCGTCTTCAAGGGCACGCACGTCCGGCACCCGGCCGTGGAGGTGCTGCGTGGCCGCGAGGTCACCCTCGAGGCCGAGGGGATCATGGCCTACGCGGACGGGGAGCGGTTCGCCCCGCTGCCGTTGACCCTGGAGGTCGTGCCCGCGGCGCTCACGGTCATGGTGCCGGCCGTGGCGCGTGGGTGA